The Stigmatella aurantiaca DW4/3-1 genome contains the following window.
GCGGTCACGGTGCTGTGGCACCATGGTTCGCCCCAGACGGGGGCTCTTCTCGAGCCGCTCATCACGGCCGCCGCCGAACGCGGCATTCGCCTGTTTTCCTATGGTCGGCCCAGCTACGGCGGATCCAGCCCCTTGCCAGGGCGGAATGTCGCATCCGCCGCGGCCGATGTGGCGCAGATTGCCGACGCGTTCGGCATTGCCCGGTTCGCGGTGATGGGTGCATCCGGCGGCGGTCCACATGCCCTTGCGTGTGCCGCGCTGCTTCCTGAGCGTGTCACCAGCGCGGTCTGCCTCGCGGGGATCGCGCCCTTCACCCAGGATTTCGATTGGTTCGCGGGCATGACCTCCGAGGAAGGATTGCGGGCGGCATTCAAGGGCCGAGATGCCCGTGCACGCTACGCGGAGGTCGCGGAATTCGATGTCGACAGCTTCATTCCGGCGGACCTGGAGGCGCTGGCGGGCGGGTGGTCATCCCTGGGCGCGGATGTTGGCAGGGCCAATGATGCCGGTCCAGAGGGTTTGATCGATGATGACGTCGCCTTTGCCTCCCCGTGGGGCTTCGATCTCGCAGACATCACCGCGCCCGTCTTGTTGGTGCAGGGCGGCCGGGATCGGATCGTTCCGGCGTCACATGCGAAATGGTTGTCGCGCACATGCCGCCGGTCAGAATTGTGGCTGCGGCCCGATGACGGCCACATCTCGATCTTGAACGCCTGCCCAGACGCGATGGATTGGCTCCTCGCGAGCGCCGGGCCGCGCTAAGCGCTCGGACATCGAGGATGAACCCCCTTTCCACCCTGTCAGCCCTAGATGATGTGATGGTCCTGCCTGAAACAAGGAGGGGGACGAAGATGGAATGGGTGGGGCTCGTCGGGCGAGTGGAGCAAGACCTGGAGCGGATGATTTCGCAAGGCCTGCTGCCCCAGGACGGCTTTCTTCCCTCGGAAAACTCGCTGGCCAAGCACTACGGACTTTCACGGAGCACCGTCCGTGAAGCGCTGAAGCGCCTGGCCGCCAGAGCGTTGATTGAGCAGCACCCGGGCCGCCGCAGCCGAGCCATTCCCTTGGAGGGGGCGGTGACCCTGGAGAACCTGGGAGTGGTGCTGGAGGGCCCGGGTGCCGCTCAACCGGAGAGACGGAAGCTGCTGGAAGGGTTTCTGGCCCTCAAGCGAGAGACGGCAGTGGAACTGCTGGCGGCGTGTTGCCAGCAGGCCTCTGCCAGGGACTTGGACACGCTGGCAGGCCTGTGCTTCGAGTTGGCGGAGGAGGCCCGCTGGGGCGACAACCCCGGCAGGTGGGCGGAGCTGGAGTTCGCGTTGCTGAGGCAGGCGGCCCGCGCGGTGGACCGTCCTGGACAGGCGCTGCTGCTGCAGTCGCTGGAGCGCTCGTACCGAGGAATGGCCCGGTGGCTGAGGCCGCACCTGAATGAGCAGGCCACTCGGCAGTGGGCGCTCTGTGCGCTGCACGCCCTGGCAGCCAAGGATGCGCAGCCCCTGCGCCAGGAACTGCCCGCCTTGCTCCAGGCCAGCGATGGGCACCTGCTCGCAGGCCTCCCATCCCCGCAGGAACCAAGGGGGTCGTCACGGCCCTCACTCTGCGCAGACACAGCCCCCTCTCACCACCCCCTGGAGCATGAGGACGCCACGGAGAGGCTGTCGGAGGCGAACGGTCCCAACCAGTCTGCTTGTCCTACAGGTTTGCGCCAACGGCCGCCCACGGGCGGCTCTCCACCCGAGGCCCCCTCCTGTGACTCGCGCCCCCCTCCGGTAGACGGGGCGCCCGGCACGGATGTGCCTCAGGGCCAGGAAGGGTCGCGAAGGGTTCCGCCTGGCCTCCAGGAGAGACCGTCCCAGGCGCCGGTTGGCGGTGACTCTGGGGTTAGACCCCTGAGCAGAGAGGGCGGACACCTCCTCTTGTATGGAACAGCGGAGGGTGAACAAGGTGGAGTGTGCACGGCTGAGGAAGCGGGGCCGGTGACCGGCCATCGAGTGCCTGAAGAGGGGCAGGGTGGAGCGGGTGCTGCTGGCGCGCGAGGTCGCTCTTCTCCCTGCTGACAGGGTCGCTTGAACGCCCTTCACTAGAAGGTGCCCAACCTCCATGTCCGGGAGCTTAGGCTATTTGTGGTAGGGCTCACCCTTGAGCAGGGTGAAGGCGCGGTAGAGCTGCTCGATGAGCACCAGCCGCGCGAGCCGATGCGGCAGCGTCATCCGGGACAGGGAGAGCGTTAGGTGCGCCGCCTCGCGCACCGGCTCTGCCAGCCCTTCGTCCCCACCGATGACGAAGAGCAGATCCTTCGCGCCCGTTTGGGCCTTGGCGAGGTAGCGGCTGAGCTCCACCGAATCCAGGGACTTGCCTCGCTCGTCCATCGCCACCAGCCAGTCCTGGGGCTTGCGCCGGGCGAGAATGGCCTCGGCCTCGGCGGCCTTCGCATCGCCCGGCTTGAGTTTCCGGCCGCTCGCCTCGGGCAGCTCCACCAGCTCGAACCGGGTGTAGTGCTCCAGCCGGGAGGCGTACTCCTGGACGCCGGGCTCGAAGAGGCCCGACCGGTCCTTGCCGATGGAGAGCAGCCGGACTTTCAGGTCAGCTTCTCCCGCGGCGCGTCTGCCCAGAGGCCCTCGAGGTCATAAAAGGCGCGCACTTCCCCCAGGAACAGGTGCACCACCACCTCGCTGTAGTCGAGGAGCACCCATTGGCCCGTCTCCGTGCCTTCGGTGCCCGTGGGGCGCAGGCTGTCCTCTTCCTTGAGCTTGAGGTGGACGTTCTCGGCCATGGCGCTCACCTGGCGGTCGCTCTCGCCGGAGGCCAGCACGATGTAGTCCGCGTAGGACGTCTTGCCGCGCACGTCGAGCACGAGCACGTCCGTGGCCTTCTTGTCCGCCAGCAGCTTGGCCGCCTTGTGCGCCAGCGCCTTGGCCCGGGGGTTTTCCGCGGGGGCGTCCGCCTTGGCATCCGCGCCCTTGAACGGGGCCTTCTTGCGAATCGTCTTCGGCAGTGCGCCCTTCTTGCGAGCGGCGGGCTTCTTGACCGCCGTCTTCTTGCGAGCGGCGGGCGCCTTGCCGCCACTCTTCGCCTTCGTGGGAGTCTTCTTCTTTATTGCCATGTGCGCGCCACCCTAGCGCACCTGCCCCTGCCCGTGGACGACGTACTTCTGGCTCGTCAACTCTCGAAGCCCCATCGGTCCAAAGGCGTGCAGACGGCTGGTGGAGATGCCGATCTCCGCCCCCAGCCCCAACTCCCCCCCGTCGTTGAAGCGGGTGGAGGCGTTCCAGATGACCGCGCTGGCCAGCACCTCCCGGGTGAAGCGGGCGGCCACCTGTTCGTCCTGGGTGACGATGGCCTCGGTGTGTTCGCTGCCATAGCGGGCGATATGGGCGAGCGCCGCGTCCTCATCCTTCACGACCCGTATGGCCAGGATGAGATCCAGGAACTCCCGGCCGTAGTCCTCCTCGGCCGCGGGCTTGACCGGGACCCCGGCTCGCGTGAGCACCGCCACCGTCGTCGGGCATCCACGCAGTTCCACCCGTTGGTCCACCAGCTTTCGCCCCACCTCGGGCAGGAATTGCTCGGCGATGGCCCGGTCGACCAGCAGGCATTCGGCCGCGTTGCAGACCCCCGGGCGGCTCGCCTTGGCGTTGAGGGTGATGCGCGAGGCCATCTCCAGGTCCGCCGCCGCGTGCGCGTAGACGTGGCAGACGCCCTGGTAGTGTTTCACCACCGGGATGCGCGCGTTCTCTGCCACGAAGCGGATGAGCCCTTCCCCGCCGCGAGGGATGCACAGGTCGATGAGCCCCTCCAGCTTCAGCAGCTCCAGCAGCGATTCCCGCTCCCCGGCGGGGACCTGCTGGATGGCGTGCTCGGGCAGCCCCGCCTCCCCCAACCCCCGCGAGAGGGCCCGGGCGATGGCCTGGTTGGTGCGGGCCGCCTCGCTGCCCCCCCGGAGCAGCGCCGCGTTGCCGCTCTTGAGGCACAGGGCGGCCGCGTCGCTCGTCACGTTGGGACGTGCCTCGTAGATCATCAGCACCACCCCCAGCGGCAGGCGGACCTTGCGCACCTGGAGGCCGTTGGGGCGGCTCCAGGACTCCGTGACTTCTCCCACGGGGTCTTTCAGCCCGGCCAGGGACTCCACGGCGCGGGCCATGGCCTCCAGGCGAGGGGCATCCAGGAGGAGCCGGTCGAGGAAGGCGGCGTTTTTACCGGCCCCTCGGGCCGCGGCCACGTCCTCGGCGCTGGCGGAGAGGATGTCCGGGGCGGCCGCGCGCAGGTGGCGGGCCATGCTCCGCAGGGCTTCGTCCTTCTGGCCGGTGGTCACGTTGGCGAGCACGCGGGAGGCGGCCCGGGCCCTCTCCGCGAGAAGGCGCACGTCTTGCTTGGCAACCGTCATGCCTCTCCTCTATCACCCCTGCATGAGCGATGCCCGGTTGGCGCAGTTTCAGCAGATGGTGGCCGAGTTTCCGGAGTCCCCCATGGGGCACTTCTCTCTCGGCAAGCTGTACCTGGAACGCCGTCAGTATGCCGAGGCGGTGAAGTGTCTGGAGGCCGCCACCCGGCTGGATCCCACCTATGCGGCGGCCTTGGTTTCGCTGGGGGATGCCCACGCAGGGGCGGGGCAGGTGGCCCCAGCGCGCGAGGCGCTCCTGCGCGCCCGTCAGGTGGCGCTGGACCAGAAGCACCCCAGCCTCGCCGAGGAGATCGACGAGCGCCTCGCGGAGCTGGCGTAGCCGTCCGGCCGGGGCCCCTGCTCAGCGCGGCCGGTCCATCGCGGGGAGGACCGCCTTCGCCTCACTCCGGATGAAGTCTGCCCGGTGCCGGATGTACACGTCCGGATGGGAGGCGGCGAGCTTCAGCACCTCGGCCATCTGGCTTTGGAGGCCAGGGTCCATCGTGGACCAGGCGATGCCCGCCAGGTTGGAGATGGCGCTGCGCCGCACGTCGAGGTCCGTCTCGCGCAGGAACGCCTCGAGCAGGCCCCGGGCCACCTCTCTCCCGGCCGCCGCATCGGGGGGCGCGCACCAGTAGAGCGCGCGCATGGCGCCCGCCTTCTCGGTGTCGTCTCCCTGGCGCATGTACCCCAGGAGCCGCTCGAAGACCGAGGCGTTGCCCACGGCCCGAACCGCCGCCTCCACGAAGTGGCGGTTGCGGTTCGCATCCTGCTCGAAGAGGGCCGCACAGAGCAGCGGCTCGAGCAGCGCCGGAGGCAGGGACTCCGTCATCCGGACGAGCCGCACGACGAACCACTTCTTCTGTCCGTCGTAGAGGGCATGGCTTAGCCACTTCAAATCCTCGGGGGAGGATTGCAGGTAACGCAGGGCCGTGGCGGGCAGGCGCGCCGCTTCCTCCCGCACGCTGGGGGAGACGCCGCCGCCCCGCCCGGTGGCCTGGGCGTCCGTACAGGCCAGGTGGAAGCGGCTCAATCGCAGGTAGGTGTCACAGCGCGTATCCCAGTCGCGGGTGTCTGGGTTCGTCTGGGCAATGGCCTCCAGCACGGCCATGCGCAGCCGGGAGCGCTCAATCCCCATCATCTCCAACACCAGCTCGCCATGGCCTGGGGGGGCCGTGGGCACGCCGGGCGTTGAGGGCAGCCCTCGCCGGTCCAGCCGCAGTGCGAGCAGGAGAGCGCTCGAGGTCTGCAATCCGAGCATGTCCCCCTCGTCCTGCGTGTGAAAGAGGACGTCGGAGGCTGGGGCGGACAACGAGGGGGCATGTCCGGAGCGCGGCTCTGGGCTGACGGCAAGCTCCTCGAGGGGCCGTTCGATTCGTCCCGGGCCCAGCCCGAGCGCCGCACACGCCTCGCCCGCGTGGCCCGTGTCCCGGACGAGGGACTGCAAGAGGTCTCCCGTCGTCAGATAGGGGCTGCGAGAGGCCCTCGCCGCGCGGACCAGGACTTCTCCCAGCTCGCGGCCGAATCCCTGTTCCTGCGCATAGGCGGACCAGTCCGACGTCATCTTCGTCTCCTCGAAGCGGAAGGGCGGTGCGTCAGCTTACCGTGAGCTGAGGTCTCTTCTGGGTTTGAACGTAAGTCACCGCGGGGAGATGCGGGAGCACGGGGCGTGCGTTCTGGCGGGCAGGTGTTGGTTGAAGATAAACGCCTTCCCAGACAGCCTGGAAACCGTCCTGAAGGCGGGGGGCTCACATCCTCCAGGTGAGGCCCACTCCCGCCACCTGCCGGAAATAGGACAGGTTGTTTTGCGGCAGGCGGGTGCCGTAGAGCGCGTAGGACAGCTCCAGATCCATGTGCTCGCTCACCGCCCGCGCGAGCTTCAGTGACAAGGAATTCTGTGCTTCGTCTTCCTCCACGAGGAGGATTTCGGGGGACAGGAAGATTCCGTCAGGGTAGCTGCTCCGGCCGAGCGCCCCTTGCGCCAAGAGCGTGAGGCGCCAGGGCAGCCTCACCCCTGCGCTGCCGCTCAGCCGGTGTCGCAGCACGGTTTCACCCCGGCTGTTCGAGCTGATCTCCTGGTACGTGTACGTCAAGCCCAGCGCGAAGGGTCCCCGGTACGTGTAGCCCATACCTACCGTGAGGGCGGAGTCTTCCCTCAGGCCCAGCGAGGTGTTCTCTCGGCCCAGGGGCGGGGTGGCTTGGACGCTGTAGTCGCGTGCCCCGTATTCGCCAAACGCTGTCAGGGCATGGCGGCGGTTGAGCCGGTAGCGTCCCTGCACTCCCAACTCGGGGCCTCCGAAGTT
Protein-coding sequences here:
- a CDS encoding alpha/beta fold hydrolase — encoded protein: MVATRDIQLNDGRVVRAYDTGADAANAVTVLWHHGSPQTGALLEPLITAAAERGIRLFSYGRPSYGGSSPLPGRNVASAAADVAQIADAFGIARFAVMGASGGGPHALACAALLPERVTSAVCLAGIAPFTQDFDWFAGMTSEEGLRAAFKGRDARARYAEVAEFDVDSFIPADLEALAGGWSSLGADVGRANDAGPEGLIDDDVAFASPWGFDLADITAPVLLVQGGRDRIVPASHAKWLSRTCRRSELWLRPDDGHISILNACPDAMDWLLASAGPR
- a CDS encoding FadR/GntR family transcriptional regulator; the protein is MEWVGLVGRVEQDLERMISQGLLPQDGFLPSENSLAKHYGLSRSTVREALKRLAARALIEQHPGRRSRAIPLEGAVTLENLGVVLEGPGAAQPERRKLLEGFLALKRETAVELLAACCQQASARDLDTLAGLCFELAEEARWGDNPGRWAELEFALLRQAARAVDRPGQALLLQSLERSYRGMARWLRPHLNEQATRQWALCALHALAAKDAQPLRQELPALLQASDGHLLAGLPSPQEPRGSSRPSLCADTAPSHHPLEHEDATERLSEANGPNQSACPTGLRQRPPTGGSPPEAPSCDSRPPPVDGAPGTDVPQGQEGSRRVPPGLQERPSQAPVGGDSGVRPLSREGGHLLLYGTAEGEQGGVCTAEEAGPVTGHRVPEEGQGGAGAAGARGRSSPC
- a CDS encoding 23S rRNA (pseudouridine(1915)-N(3))-methyltransferase RlmH — its product is MKVRLLSIGKDRSGLFEPGVQEYASRLEHYTRFELVELPEASGRKLKPGDAKAAEAEAILARRKPQDWLVAMDERGKSLDSVELSRYLAKAQTGAKDLLFVIGGDEGLAEPVREAAHLTLSLSRMTLPHRLARLVLIEQLYRAFTLLKGEPYHK
- the rsfS gene encoding ribosome silencing factor translates to MAIKKKTPTKAKSGGKAPAARKKTAVKKPAARKKGALPKTIRKKAPFKGADAKADAPAENPRAKALAHKAAKLLADKKATDVLVLDVRGKTSYADYIVLASGESDRQVSAMAENVHLKLKEEDSLRPTGTEGTETGQWVLLDYSEVVVHLFLGEVRAFYDLEGLWADAPREKLT
- a CDS encoding glutamate-5-semialdehyde dehydrogenase produces the protein MTVAKQDVRLLAERARAASRVLANVTTGQKDEALRSMARHLRAAAPDILSASAEDVAAARGAGKNAAFLDRLLLDAPRLEAMARAVESLAGLKDPVGEVTESWSRPNGLQVRKVRLPLGVVLMIYEARPNVTSDAAALCLKSGNAALLRGGSEAARTNQAIARALSRGLGEAGLPEHAIQQVPAGERESLLELLKLEGLIDLCIPRGGEGLIRFVAENARIPVVKHYQGVCHVYAHAAADLEMASRITLNAKASRPGVCNAAECLLVDRAIAEQFLPEVGRKLVDQRVELRGCPTTVAVLTRAGVPVKPAAEEDYGREFLDLILAIRVVKDEDAALAHIARYGSEHTEAIVTQDEQVAARFTREVLASAVIWNASTRFNDGGELGLGAEIGISTSRLHAFGPMGLRELTSQKYVVHGQGQVR
- a CDS encoding tetratricopeptide repeat protein; this encodes MPLLYHPCMSDARLAQFQQMVAEFPESPMGHFSLGKLYLERRQYAEAVKCLEAATRLDPTYAAALVSLGDAHAGAGQVAPAREALLRARQVALDQKHPSLAEEIDERLAELA